CCGGGGGGAACTTCGCAAAAGGCCTCGCTATATTTCGCTTCCGCAAACATGCCAACGGGTAGCCCTACCGTTCGGAGGCGTTGGGCCGTTGGTAACGATTCTTTGCTGGGCGAGAGCAAAATTCCGGGCGGATGGCCAGCGCTGGCATAGGCCAAGCTCCGGGTGCGGCGGCTGTAGACTCCATACCAAGCAGTGAAGTATTTGTCGTTGCGATCGTTCATTTGAAACGCGCCATTCAGGGCCCGCAACACCTCGCTGGGGCTGCCATAGTCTTGGATCGGGAGCGATCGGGAGCGCAGCAAATTCAACACTGACAACGAGGGCAGCGCCGCCTTCAGGCCATGGCCCGCCGCATCCACCAGATAAACCACGAGTCGATCGTCATCGAGCCAATAAAAATCGAAACAGTCACCCCCCAAGCGGCTGGATGGTTCAAATTTGGCCGAAATACCCACCGCGCCGTCCATGGGTGCGGGTAGCAGGGTTTTGACATAATCGGCCGCTTCGGCCATTTCCTCTTCCAACAGCCGTTTTTGTTCCTTCAAGTCCTGATTCAGTTGATGTAGCCGCAGACCCGCCCGCACCCGGGCCTTCAGTTCGTTCATCTCGATCGGCTTGGACAGGAAGTCATCGGCTCCGGCATCCAACCCCCTGACCCGATCGTCCACGGAGCCAAGGGAGGTCAACAAAATGAAAAACGTGGAGGATAAATTGGCCTCCAGCTTGACCCGCCGACAAACCTCAATGCCGTCCATCTTCGGCATCATCCAATCGCAAATGATCAGAGCGGGCTGCTGACTACAGGCCAACTCCAAACCAGCAACACCATCTTCTGCAACCAACACCTCATAGCCCTGTTTGGTCAGGGTGCGCTCTAGCAGGCGGCGGATGGTGGGATCGTCATCGATAATCAGCAGACGGAACATAGGTCAAGGCAGTGGTGGCAAGATGGAACAAGAGGAGCAACCCAAGTGTTGGTCAATTCAGGCGTGATGTCTGAGGCATGATGTCTTAAGCGTAATGTCGGCGTAAGATGCAGCCGTTGCACTGAAATGAACCGAGTGACTGAAAGAAGCCAGATGAAATGCACCGGATGAAATACGCCGTATCGCGTAAACAAATCAAATGGGGCAAATGGGGTCAATCGAATGGGGTCAATCAAATGACATCAGGCGAACCAAATTGAGCCGATGACAACGGGATCGCGCCGAGTCCGATCGGCCCTTGATGTAGATGAGCACCGAGCATGAACACCCGGGATGAGCGTCGATGGGGATTGCCGCCATTCCAGTCGAATAGTCCGGAAGGGTTGAGCCATCCTCCGAAGCAAGTTAGCCTGGGGAGTAATGCGTGATCCTTCACGAATTGTCCCTGGGATTGGCGGCTGAGGGTTGAGTTGGCTGGGCCTGGGCCACAACGTGCAACGGGTTGCGATCGCGCCCCGAAACGGATGAGTCTCGGTCACGGGAATTCCGCCCTGGCTGGAGTAGGAATCGTGAGCTATCAGTGGAGTACCTGGAATGGTACGGACTACGGCTGATTTTGGCACAATGCCTGGGATGGCGTGGCTAAAATTCAGGGTTGAGACTGAAGGCTTGAGAATTCCGAACGCTTTGCTTGAACGCGCCGCAGAGGTTGGATGCTTTGAATCCCAGCGTAAACCAAACGATTCGACTTCGCATTGCTAGCGATTTGGCGGTGCTCGATCGCGTTTTGAACTGGTTTGACACGCTCGATCGCCCCCACGTGCCTCGTACTGTGTGGCTCCAATGCCTCTCGGTGCTGGCGGAGGTTTTTACGAATGCGGTGCGCCATGCCCATCGCCAACACCCTTGCGACACCCCGATCGAGCTGGAGGCAGAACTCACGGCCACGGCCTTGACCTTGCGCCTTTGGGATCATGGAGAACCGTTTGACTTGCGACAGGCGGTGTTGGAACGGGGCCAAACTCCCGAACCCCCGGAAACTCTTGATATTGAACAGCTCAGCGGTGGCGGACGGGGCTTAACCATTCTGAATCGGGTAGCCGATCGCCTGAGCTATGATCCCCAGCCGGATGGTCGCAACTTGTTGGAATTTGTGAAATATTTTGAACCGGTGCTCCCGATCGCGGATTGAGTCAAGCCTCGCCGCCAAACTCGATCGCCTCGTACAGATCCGCAAGCGGCAATTCCACTGACACCGCATCCAACAGCACCCGATCGCTCAATTGCCCATATTCACTGAACAGCCACTGCTGATCCCCCGTTCGGGCATAGAGTTCCACATGGGGCTGATATTGATCAATTAACAAATAGTTTTGCAAGCTTGCGATCGTCCGGTAGGCGGCGAATTTTTCAGTGCGATCGTAAGCTGCTGTTGATTTGGAAAGTACCTCAGCAATCAGGATCGGATTCATTACGGTATCGGTGCGATCGGGCTTTCGTTCGATGGGTCGCTTTGCCACCATCACATCAGGATAGGTATATAAATTCGGCTCCGGAATCCACAGCCGCTGATCTGCCAATGCCAGATCATAGGCTTGTCCTCGCAAGGCAAATTTCAGAATTGTAATCAAATTAATTGCAATGAAATTATGCTCCGGTGTACCCCCTGTCATTGGAACAACAACTCCATTACGATATTCATTTCGAGTTTCAGCCAGAACTTCTTGGGCTAAATAATCATCAGCGGTAATGACTGCAGGTTCCGGTAATAGGGCGATCGACATGGCAAACCTCCTAGAAGATTGCTGGGGGCATTGACCCAATGACCTCAATCGAGTTGCTTGCTCCAAACCCAAAAAAGGGAGAGCAGATCCCCCTCTTCATTTATTTTATGGTGCAAATTTGGGCAAGCGATCGCGCTGAGTCTTTAGGAGTCGATCGCGCATGATTCTGACGACTGCAACCGGCGCGATCGCATTCCGATCAGTTAAGTGACTTATTACCTATCGCGATTTAGTCCCGTAATTTGTGCAGCTCTTAGGCAATTGCCCGTCAAGATTGCAGTTTTGTTACAACACCACGCCGAGGACTTGGGTTTGTGCGCCTCGGGCTTGGGTCACACCAATCACCCGATCGGACGCTTCAATGGTGGGACGGCGCAAACTAACCACAATGAACTGTGCTTCGGCGGCCTGTTGTTTCACCATTTTGGCCAGGCGCTCCACGTTCGATCCATCCAGGAACATATCCACCTCGTCAAAGGCATAGAACGGCGAGGGGCGGTAGCGCTGAAGGGCAAAAATGAAACTGAGGGCTGTCAAGGATTTTTCGCCGCCGGACATGGAAGCCAGCCGTTGCACCGGTTTGCCCTTGGGGTGGGCCACCAGGTTGAGGCCACTTTCTAAGGGGTTTTCGGGATCATCCAGTTGCAAGCGGCCGTCGCCTTGAGATAGCTCAGCAAAGATGATTTGAAAGTTGCGATCGACCGCATCAAAGGCCTCATAAAATGCCTGTTGGCGCAGAGTGGTGAAATTTTCCACGCGCAACAACAATTCCGTGCGCTCCTGCTCGATCGTCGCCAGCTTTTCACTCAGTTGATTCAGCCGGCCTTGCACTTGATCGTATTCTTCCAGGGCCAGCATATTCACCGGCTCCAGACTTTCCAATCGGCGCTGTAAGGTGCGAATCGTTTGATCCAGTTGTTCGCGGTGGGCGGCCAATTGAGCGGGATCACTGGGCAGGGGTTCCGAGTCGGGCGGTAGATCGGGCCGATCGCCCTCGGCTCGGTTTTCCAACTCTTGCAATTCCGCTTGCTGTTGTTGTTGGGTTTCTTGGAGCCGATCGCGCTGAAATTCCAGGGTTTGAAGCGCTTGGCGTTGACGATTCAGAGCTGTTTCTTGGTGATCTCGCTGTTGTTTGGTTTCGCCAAGGGTGGTTTCCAAAGCCGCAATTTGCCCTTGTAGATCAGCGATCGCTTGATCCAATTCCGTTTGGGTTTGCTGAAGCTGTTGGAACCGATCGCCCGCTGTGGTGAGCTGATCTGTGGCTTGGGCGATTTGTTGCGCCAGTTGTTGGCGCTGTTGGCTGAGGCGATCGACTTCGCGGGCTTGGTCGGCCTGCTGGGCTTGGGCCGATCGCAAATTGTCCGCCAATTGTGAGAGCACCGATTCCCGATCGCGGATTTCCGTTTGGGCCTCGCTCCATTGGCTGTGGGCGGGCGAGTCCTCCAGCTGGGCGATCGCCTGGCGCAGGTTGGCCAACTGGCGCTCGGCGGCCGGCAAGGCCCGATCGAGCTGGGCCAAGCGTTCCTGGCTGGTGGTCAGTTCCTGGGTCAGCCGATCGCGCTGTTGGGCCAGGCGATCGCGCTGGCCCGTGGTGGCCGTCAGGGCCGCTTGCAGTTGCTCCAGTTGCCGTTGGGCATCGCGGCGGGCCTGGCGCAAATCGTTCAGGGTTTGGGTGTGGCGCTGGCTGTCCAATTGAGCCTGGGCGATCGCCCCATCACAACGGCCCAACACCCGATCGATATCCCGCAGCCGATCGCGCAGTTCCGCCGCCGCCTTCGCCTCCTCCGTCAGTTCGCCACCGCCAAACCGCAGGCCGCCCCGGGACTTTTGCATACTGCCGCCGGTCATCGCTCCGCTGGTTTCCAGCAATTCCCCATCCAGCGTCACGATCCGATGGCGACCCAGGAGCGATCGAGCCTGATCCAACCGCTCAAACACCACCGTCCCGCCAAACACATACTCAAAAATGTTCCGGTAGCGATCGTCAAAATCCACCAGGTTGACCGCGTAATCCAGCCAACCCGCCACCGCCGCCCGCCCCCGAGCCATGGCCGCCGACTCGCCGCCGCCACCACCGCGAATTTTGTTCAAGGGCAAGAAGGTGACACGCCCGGCCCGCTCCCGTTTCAGGATTTCGATCGCCGCCGCCGCCACCGCATCATCTTCCACCACCAAATGGCCCAGCCGCGCTCCGGCCGCAATCTCCAAGGCCACCTGATAGCGCGGTTCCACCTGCCCCAAATTGGCCACCAGGCCGCAAATGCCCGGTAAGTCACTTTGCAGCAGCAATTGCACCCCAAACGTGCCTTGGGCTTCCCGTTGGGCCTGGGTTTGGGCTTCCAGTTTGTCCAGTTGCCGTTGCACTTGTCGCTGCTCGTCCTGCAAGCGGCTGCGGGTTTTCTGTTGGAGCTGCAACTCCTGCTCGGCGGCGGCCAACTGCTCGGCGGCCGTTTGGATTTGGGGTTCCAGGCTGCGGGTTTGCCGATCGACCGTTTGGAATTCTCGATCGTGCTCATTGAGTCGATCGCCCGCCCGCTCCCATTCCGTGGCGATTTCCGCCAACTGGGTTTCGATTTGCTTCAGCCGCTCCTGCAAGGTGGCCCGCTCCGTGCGCTGGGGATCGATCGACGCTTGGATCGTCTCCAACTGGTGGCGCAAGTCCGTTTGCTGTTGCACCCAAGCCTGGGACGCTTCCGCCAACTCTGCCGCCTCAGCCCGGGCCCGGTTCAGGTTGGCCGCCGCCCGATCGTGGGCCTGTTGCAATTCCTCCAGGCGCTCTTGCAATTCCGGCCCAGTGGCGGCCAAGGCGGCCTCGGTGCGATCGACCTCCGCCACCTCCGCTGTTAACCGGGCGATCGTTTGTTGTTGGGTTTGCTGCTGGTGAGTCAGCTCCGTTTGTTGGCGTTGCACCTGATCCCGTTGGGCCCGGTGGGTGGCTAGCTCCGTTTGCAGAGCGATTTGTTCCGATTCCCCCAGGGATTTCACGGTTTGGTTTAGCCGCTCCAGTTCCGCCGCCTGGGTTTCGACTGTCGCCCGTTCCGCCACCAGGCGATCGGCTAACTGCGCCAAATCCTGTTCCCGCTGGGCGATCGATTGGCGCAACTGCTCCACCTTCGACTGTTCCAGCAGCCAATCCACCACCGCCAAGCGCCCTTGCTGGCCCTGCATTTCCTGGCGAATTTGTTGATATTTCAGAGCCTTGGTGCGGTCTTTGGCCAGGCGATCGCACTGAATTTGCAACTCCTGCTCCAGGATGCGGCAGCGATCTTCGCGCTCCTTCACCTCTTCGAGGGTTTGCTTGGTTTGGATAATTTTGCGATCGAAGTTGGCCACCCCCGCCAGCTCATCGACAATCTGCCGCCGCTCCCGAGGGTTCATGGAAATGATGCTAGTCACGTCCCCTTGCAGCACCACGTTGTAGCCTTCGGGATAGATCCGCAGCTTCGAGAGGGATTGGTGCAACTCGCTGAGGGTGCAGGGTTCGCCGCCGATGTAGTAGTTGGAGGTGTAGGTTCCCTGTTGGGTGACGCGCAGTTTGCGGGTAACAGTCCATTCACTGAGGGGCTGGCCGTCGGCATCGCGCAAACCGGGCAAGTCTTCGGCGGCTTCGGCGGAAACGGTGGCCAGCAGGGCGGCTTCTTCGCTCAGATCAAAGGTGACAGTAACGGCAGCTTCCACGGTCGATCGCTTGCCTTTGCCTTGGCCCTTGCCCATTTGTCCCTGGTTCACCAAGTCAGGCAGGCGATCGGCGCGCATTCCTTTGGAAGAGGAGAGGCCGAGGGCAAACAGCAGCGCATCGAGAATGTTGGATTTGCCGGAGCCGTTGGGGCCCGAAACCACGGTGAATCCGGGCAGCAAGGGAACTCGCGTCGTGCCGCCAAAGGATTTGAAGTTCGTGATTTCAACTTGCTTGATATACAACGGGCCGGCGACCGCTCACGGGGCGGGTTACAGGGACGAGGAAGACGGAAACAGCGTTCCACCGCGCTATCTTACCCAAAACTCTCGCGAAACGGCGATCGGCCCGTTAGCTTTTCTGTTTTATCCCCAGGCTCTTTCTCTTTAATTCCACGGCTTATGGTTACCTTAAAAAAAGAAATTGAGAGGTGCGGTTATCCCTACCTCAAAGTGGTACACATCTATGTATTGGAAAGCTAGGATTTCAAGAAGACCCAGATTTAGCGTCTCATCAAAAACATTGACACTAAATCTGGAGTAGCTTCTGAGTTCTAAAACTCTAGAAAATTATGGTTACAACAGTTAACGAGGCCTTCAGTCTTTTTTTGAGAGATTATGTCAACCTCGATCCGGGAGAAACCCAGCAAGCTAGAAATAGTCGTAATTGGTTGCTATTTCAAATTCATTCATTTCCAGATAAAGACACGAGTTTTCCAAGACTATACTCAGAAAAAGCTATATCTTTTGGTTCTTTTGCTAGACATACTAAAAAAAGACCTTTGGATGATGTTGATGTGATGCTTGCCCTCAACGCTGAAGGTTCAGTCTATCAAGATTTTACGAATAGAATTGAAATTTATGTTCCTGAGTTGGCATGTAAACTCAGAACTCTTTGCTTTGATGGTACAAATAAGCTCAGCTCTCGAAAAGTTATCAACAAGTTCATTGACTTACTCAAGCAAGTTCCACAGTATGAGAAAGCAGAAATAAAATGTAACAAAGAAGCCGTGACTCTTAATTTGAAGAGCTACCCTTGGACATTTGATCTAGTTCCTTGCTTTTTCACCCAAGAAGATACACTTAATAGAACTTATTACCTGATTCCCGACGGTCATGGATATTGGCAGAAAACTGACCCAAGGATTGACCGAAAGAGGGTTCATGATATTAATCAGTTTCACAATGGCAATGTATTAAATATTGTCAGATTAATGAAATATTGGAATAGAAGGCCAACTATGCCATCAATGTCTTCATATTTACTTGAAAACATGATTCTGGAATTCTATACCATACGTTATAAAAAAGCGTCTGAATACGTAGATTTGGAAGTACCAGAAGTGTTGAAATATATACAGAAATCGATCTTTTTCCCAATCAACGATCCGAAAGGAATTCAAGGCAACATCAATCAACTAAACTACGAAGAGCAAGAGAAAATTTCGAAAAGAGCATATTCAGATTATCTGAAATCACTGGAAGCCAGAGCTTTTGAAAATGAAGGTAATCATAAATTATCCATTGCAAAGTGGAGGCAAATTTTTGGTTCAAATTTTCCAGAATATGTTTGAGTAATTTTCTCAAATTCAACAATTTTTCAAATTTAGAAATTACAATGAATATCTATGAATAATATCCCTCAAGAACAAAATACTCAACGAAGACTAGATTTATTAGCTGCCCAACGCCAGCTATACTCTGATGCCAAAAATTTACAAATGATCAGTGTTGTAATGAGCATTCCAGTAGTATTTGCATGGTCAACTCTGGTTGCTTTGTTTCCTTCACTTGCTGCTTATTCTGCTTTGTGGGGCATGATTGCAACACTCTTAGAACTTCTTTGTTTCTCTCGATTAAAAAGAACTACCCAAGACAAAGCTGCAAAAGTGCAACAAATATTTGATTGTGAGGTTTTGCAACTAAATTGGATAAAATTAAACTGTGGAATTCGCGTTGATCCAGAAACAATTATTGATGCGGCCAATAGATATAAGCAAAAAAAGCATAGTATTGCAGAACTTCAAAATTGGTATTCGCCTAGTGTTGGTAAGTTGCCAATTTACCAAGCACGAATCATCTGCCAAAGGTCAAACATTTGGTGGGATGCTCAATTACGGCGACGCTACTCCAAATGGATAATTTTTGTTTTATTAGTTCTAATAATTTCCGTACTTCTGATTGGCTTAGTTGGAGGATTGCCTCTTGAAAAATTTCTTTTAGCTGTCCTGGCACCACTCACTCCGTCCTTTGTATTTGGATTACGTCAATATACTGAAAATAATGAATCTGCTGCTAGATTGGATCAATTAAGAGAAAATGCAGAGATCCTGATTCAAGAAATTATTAATGGAAGACATACTTCACAAGATCTTGAAAGAGAATCACATAGCCTACAAATGCAAATTTTTGACAATCGTCGGCGTAACCCACTAATCCTAGACTGGATTTATTCACGACTAAGAAGTGAGGATGAAGAAAAAATGAATAAAGGTGCTGAGTTCTTAGTTCGAGAATTAATTCAGAATTTTTAATTTATATAATCCAAGCATCACATAGCAAGTAGCCAGTGAGAACAGATAAGAAGTTATTAGAAAAGGTTAAGTCTTTAATGCCTTTCTCATTCGAAACTCACACCTTCTAGATAGTCGGGATTTGTCGAGAGATCGCTAGGGCCTTCAGCACTACCAATTAAAGAACCCGCGAGGTCAAATACTGAAGGGGACGGCTCTGATCGACTGAGTAATGGGTCAACTTGCGATCGCTCGGCCAATAGCAAGTTGATGAATTGAATTACCAGTTGTTGGAGCGCTTGGGGAAGCTGACGAAACTGGTTTAGGAGGGTTTGTTCGATCGGGCTGGGAGTCATGGGGCGATTACTGGTGAGACTATGACCATTTTATGAGAATGAATCAATTTGTTTTTCAAGACTCGATCGCCCCGCTGGATCAAAACTCTGATTACAAACGCTCAGGCAACGTGATCGCCCAATCAAAAAATAGTGGACGGAGCGATCGCTTTCTGTTCCTCCACATGGGTTGGCGCTGAGGAAGTGGCGCAAGGTATCTTGCAGTCATCCTCTTCCAAGTCAAGCTTTGATCATTGCCATGATGGATAGCTATCCTGGAGAACTTGAAGCCCTAACGCTATTGGGTCTGGCGGTCGTAGGGTTAATCGTTGGTGGGTTGCTGGCAATTGGCTTTCTGTTGATCTCAATTTTTGTGCGCCGCGACGAATCTCCCGGCGTGATCAAGGCATGGGCGATCGCCGCCTTATTGATCTTCATCATCAACGTCTTCGTCTATAGCTGGTTAATCGGGCTTGGTCGCGATAACCTCGTCCGCGATGGCGAGCAACGACCATTAATTACCCCGCCCCCAGTCTTGTTTGTCAGCATGAGCCTGATCAATTCCCTCGGGCCCAGCGTGAGTGTCCTGAGTCCGATCGTGGTGTTTTGGGTGAAGCACCCTCCCCGTTCTCGACATTCGCCCAGCGATCTATGAAACATGAGTGGTGTTGGGTTTCGTGCCTCAACCCAACTTACGCGATCTACTGGTTTAGGAGGGTTTGTTTGATCGGGCTGGGAGTCATAGATTGTGATTTATCTATAGGGAGAAATTCGCTGCCTGAGCCATTCTGTAAGCTGTTGTCGGGTTAGCCTACCAGCAGCTAAATCGAGAAAGGTTGACTCTGAATCATCAACTGACGCAACCACCTCATAACCATTAAGCACCAGGAAAACTTCCATGGCTGTGTAGGCAACTCGCTTATTGCCATCAATAAATGGATGATTCAGTGCCAGAAAAAATGCTAAAGCAGCCGCCTTATCGACCAATCCCTCATACAAATCAATGCCTGAAAAGGACTGTTGAGGTTGGGCCACGGCTGATTCTAGGGCTGCTTGATTCAGAATTCCTAAAGAGCCACCTGAGCGTGCAACGACTTGCTCATGAATTCGGATGATATCTTCAACCAACAGGAAACGCATTAGGCCAGGCGATCGAGCAACTCAGCATTCTTCTCTAAGACATAATTGATCGCATGATCGAGATCAATTTCTGCTTGAATTGGCTTCGGTTCACAAGATCCTGATCGATCGCCAGCAGGTATCAATCGCGCCTGGAGCTGTTGCAGTAGCACCAAGATCTGTTGTTGGATTGCCAAGGGCATTTGGCGAAGGATTACCAAGATCGATCGCTCCAGATCGGTTTGTTCCGTTTCAGGGGTCAGCATCACAGGATTGAGATAGCAATTTTCTGTAGTTTAGCAAGGCCGATCGCTCTGATCTTCGGAACACCGATCGCCCCCCAACACAAAAATAACCATCAAAAAACCGGGGTCATCCCCCGGCTCTTGTGATCAAAGTTGTGTTTCAAAACTGGTTGCGTTTCAAAACTGATGACCTAGCAGCCCTCAGGCCCGCAGAAACTGTGCGCATACAGCACCTCCGCATCACAGATGTAGATGATGCCTGCGTAATTCAGGAAGAACTCCACCGCCACGCGATCGGCGATCGCCTCAGCCAGGGTGCGAGTGTCGGTCAACACCTCAAACTTGATATTCGCTTGGGTGTCGGAAACATTGGGCTGCCCGGACGATCGCACGTTGCGGCTGCCCTTGCCGCCCGTTTCCAACACCGTATACCCCTTGGCCCCGCACTCTTCAATGATCTTGGCCACCTTCTTCAGCAACACCTTCTCGGTGATGATGACAAGCTTTTTGGCTGGTTTAGCCATGTTGGTTACCTCTTTTGTCTACTACTCTAACGAGTCTGTCGGGCCGTGAGAAAGCACCGACAGACCCCACCTGCTTGGGGCGATTAACCCCCGAGTGCTTGAGCCAGCCCGATAAAGAATGGAATGCACAGACCGATCGCGATCGGCGTACCAACGGCCGTGGAAGCACCAATGTAGGCGGAAGGGTTCGCCGACGGGATCCCGGCACGCAAGGTGGGCGGGCCCGAAATGTCTGAGCTAGAGGATGCAATGACCGCCAGCACAACCACACCACCCAGGCTGAAGTTCATTGTGTAGTGAGCAATCATGCCCAGACCAAAGGCAATCAGCCCATGGAGAAAGGGAGCCACCACACTGTAAACAACGTACCACTGAGCCACTTTGCGCAGTTCGCCAATCCGCGACCAAGCTTCCATCCCCATCACCAGCATCAGGATTGAAAGCAAACCCCGGAAAGCCGGATCGTAGAAGCTTTCGTAAACGCTTTCCGGCTTGGTGAGAATCCCCAAGGCCAAACCGAGCAACATGGCAGACAAAGCGGGCCCTTGCAGGCTTTCTTCGATAATCGGCCAGATTTTGACCTTACTATCACCCTGCTGCTGGTCGCGATATTCCTGACGGGTGCTGGGCTGCTCCTGAAAATCCGCAGCAGCGGCTTTGCTGCGCTTTTTCTGGTTGAGATAAATGTTGGCTACAACAATTGCCGTGACCAGCGCCGGAATATCCATGAAGGGATAAAGCGCGCCCGCCCATGCTTCATACCCAATCTTTTGTTCTTCGAGCAAGGTCAGGGCTGCCGCCATGGTG
This sequence is a window from Limnothrix sp. FACHB-406. Protein-coding genes within it:
- a CDS encoding nucleotidyltransferase — encoded protein: MVTTVNEAFSLFLRDYVNLDPGETQQARNSRNWLLFQIHSFPDKDTSFPRLYSEKAISFGSFARHTKKRPLDDVDVMLALNAEGSVYQDFTNRIEIYVPELACKLRTLCFDGTNKLSSRKVINKFIDLLKQVPQYEKAEIKCNKEAVTLNLKSYPWTFDLVPCFFTQEDTLNRTYYLIPDGHGYWQKTDPRIDRKRVHDINQFHNGNVLNIVRLMKYWNRRPTMPSMSSYLLENMILEFYTIRYKKASEYVDLEVPEVLKYIQKSIFFPINDPKGIQGNINQLNYEEQEKISKRAYSDYLKSLEARAFENEGNHKLSIAKWRQIFGSNFPEYV
- a CDS encoding PP2C family protein-serine/threonine phosphatase, yielding MFRLLIIDDDPTIRRLLERTLTKQGYEVLVAEDGVAGLELACSQQPALIICDWMMPKMDGIEVCRRVKLEANLSSTFFILLTSLGSVDDRVRGLDAGADDFLSKPIEMNELKARVRAGLRLHQLNQDLKEQKRLLEEEMAEAADYVKTLLPAPMDGAVGISAKFEPSSRLGGDCFDFYWLDDDRLVVYLVDAAGHGLKAALPSLSVLNLLRSRSLPIQDYGSPSEVLRALNGAFQMNDRNDKYFTAWYGVYSRRTRSLAYASAGHPPGILLSPSKESLPTAQRLRTVGLPVGMFAEAKYSEAFCEVPPGSTLYIFSDGIYELGMPDGTVWGLDPFVEVLRECWAVPERGAVEQIVNRVQDFNSGRSYFEDDLSLLRLQFA
- a CDS encoding sodium-dependent bicarbonate transport family permease, which codes for MDFLSLFVKDFIIQLQSPTLGFLIGGMVIAALGSQLVIPESICTIIVFMLLTKIGLTGGIAIRNSNLTEMVLPVIFAATVGILVVFIARYTLAKLPKVKTVDAIATGGLFGAVSGSTMAAALTLLEEQKIGYEAWAGALYPFMDIPALVTAIVVANIYLNQKKRSKAAAADFQEQPSTRQEYRDQQQGDSKVKIWPIIEESLQGPALSAMLLGLALGILTKPESVYESFYDPAFRGLLSILMLVMGMEAWSRIGELRKVAQWYVVYSVVAPFLHGLIAFGLGMIAHYTMNFSLGGVVVLAVIASSSSDISGPPTLRAGIPSANPSAYIGASTAVGTPIAIGLCIPFFIGLAQALGG
- a CDS encoding Uma2 family endonuclease, with protein sequence MSIALLPEPAVITADDYLAQEVLAETRNEYRNGVVVPMTGGTPEHNFIAINLITILKFALRGQAYDLALADQRLWIPEPNLYTYPDVMVAKRPIERKPDRTDTVMNPILIAEVLSKSTAAYDRTEKFAAYRTIASLQNYLLIDQYQPHVELYARTGDQQWLFSEYGQLSDRVLLDAVSVELPLADLYEAIEFGGEA
- a CDS encoding S-4TM family putative pore-forming effector, which gives rise to MNNIPQEQNTQRRLDLLAAQRQLYSDAKNLQMISVVMSIPVVFAWSTLVALFPSLAAYSALWGMIATLLELLCFSRLKRTTQDKAAKVQQIFDCEVLQLNWIKLNCGIRVDPETIIDAANRYKQKKHSIAELQNWYSPSVGKLPIYQARIICQRSNIWWDAQLRRRYSKWIIFVLLVLIISVLLIGLVGGLPLEKFLLAVLAPLTPSFVFGLRQYTENNESAARLDQLRENAEILIQEIINGRHTSQDLERESHSLQMQIFDNRRRNPLILDWIYSRLRSEDEEKMNKGAEFLVRELIQNF
- a CDS encoding anti-sigma regulatory factor, which encodes MNPSVNQTIRLRIASDLAVLDRVLNWFDTLDRPHVPRTVWLQCLSVLAEVFTNAVRHAHRQHPCDTPIELEAELTATALTLRLWDHGEPFDLRQAVLERGQTPEPPETLDIEQLSGGGRGLTILNRVADRLSYDPQPDGRNLLEFVKYFEPVLPIAD
- the smc gene encoding chromosome segregation protein SMC; this translates as MYIKQVEITNFKSFGGTTRVPLLPGFTVVSGPNGSGKSNILDALLFALGLSSSKGMRADRLPDLVNQGQMGKGQGKGKRSTVEAAVTVTFDLSEEAALLATVSAEAAEDLPGLRDADGQPLSEWTVTRKLRVTQQGTYTSNYYIGGEPCTLSELHQSLSKLRIYPEGYNVVLQGDVTSIISMNPRERRQIVDELAGVANFDRKIIQTKQTLEEVKEREDRCRILEQELQIQCDRLAKDRTKALKYQQIRQEMQGQQGRLAVVDWLLEQSKVEQLRQSIAQREQDLAQLADRLVAERATVETQAAELERLNQTVKSLGESEQIALQTELATHRAQRDQVQRQQTELTHQQQTQQQTIARLTAEVAEVDRTEAALAATGPELQERLEELQQAHDRAAANLNRARAEAAELAEASQAWVQQQTDLRHQLETIQASIDPQRTERATLQERLKQIETQLAEIATEWERAGDRLNEHDREFQTVDRQTRSLEPQIQTAAEQLAAAEQELQLQQKTRSRLQDEQRQVQRQLDKLEAQTQAQREAQGTFGVQLLLQSDLPGICGLVANLGQVEPRYQVALEIAAGARLGHLVVEDDAVAAAAIEILKRERAGRVTFLPLNKIRGGGGGESAAMARGRAAVAGWLDYAVNLVDFDDRYRNIFEYVFGGTVVFERLDQARSLLGRHRIVTLDGELLETSGAMTGGSMQKSRGGLRFGGGELTEEAKAAAELRDRLRDIDRVLGRCDGAIAQAQLDSQRHTQTLNDLRQARRDAQRQLEQLQAALTATTGQRDRLAQQRDRLTQELTTSQERLAQLDRALPAAERQLANLRQAIAQLEDSPAHSQWSEAQTEIRDRESVLSQLADNLRSAQAQQADQAREVDRLSQQRQQLAQQIAQATDQLTTAGDRFQQLQQTQTELDQAIADLQGQIAALETTLGETKQQRDHQETALNRQRQALQTLEFQRDRLQETQQQQQAELQELENRAEGDRPDLPPDSEPLPSDPAQLAAHREQLDQTIRTLQRRLESLEPVNMLALEEYDQVQGRLNQLSEKLATIEQERTELLLRVENFTTLRQQAFYEAFDAVDRNFQIIFAELSQGDGRLQLDDPENPLESGLNLVAHPKGKPVQRLASMSGGEKSLTALSFIFALQRYRPSPFYAFDEVDMFLDGSNVERLAKMVKQQAAEAQFIVVSLRRPTIEASDRVIGVTQARGAQTQVLGVVL
- a CDS encoding type II toxin-antitoxin system death-on-curing family toxin, with product MRFLLVEDIIRIHEQVVARSGGSLGILNQAALESAVAQPQQSFSGIDLYEGLVDKAAALAFFLALNHPFIDGNKRVAYTAMEVFLVLNGYEVVASVDDSESTFLDLAAGRLTRQQLTEWLRQRISPYR